The following are encoded in a window of Bacillota bacterium genomic DNA:
- a CDS encoding SLBB domain-containing protein produces MIAHYAKEFRLYGPPQSPGTKTFALTGRVRHTGLIEVPMGTTLKEVVFGTGGGIPTGRRFKALQIGGPSGGRLGEEHLDMPQVPSLP; encoded by the coding sequence GTGATTGCGCATTACGCGAAGGAGTTCCGGCTTTATGGCCCTCCCCAAAGCCCAGGCACGAAGACCTTTGCCCTCACCGGGCGGGTAAGACATACAGGGCTGATCGAGGTTCCAATGGGCACCACACTCAAGGAAGTGGTCTTCGGCACCGGTGGCGGCATACCCACCGGACGCCGTTTCAAGGCCCTCCAGATCGGAGGACCATCCGGAGGCCGCCTTGGCGAGGAGCACCTCGACATGCCACAGGTGCCTTCCTTGCCGTGA